The Arachis ipaensis cultivar K30076 chromosome B10, Araip1.1, whole genome shotgun sequence DNA window ATACAAGACAACTTCAATACGAATTTCGGTCGTTTTTCATCCTCTATTTTCTTTCATCTCACTAACAAATGTGTAAGTTCAGTAGGAAACATGACTTAGACCCCTTCGCTTGCCCTGCTCGAGAAATAGAACTAACTAATCCTATAGCAAGAGGTCGATAAACTTGAACAGCTTGGAATCACGCCCTTCTTTTCTTTGGGAGCATGAATGAGTTTAAACAATCTGTTTGACAAAGACATAACTAAATGATGTAACTCTTTCATATTAGAAACTCTAGTCCAGCTCTAAAGGGGTTGACAAAAATAAGACCCCAATAGTTAAGAATGGTAGATCCTCTGCACATTTGTAGACTGACATGTTTTCCACTTAGTCAAATAGCACTTTAGTCCTAGTGTGAACTGTCTTTGTCGCCGCCACGATTGCATTAATCTCTTGGCCAAGATTCAAGACTGATTCAGCTCTTCTCCATGCAACTTTCATCAGTTGGCATGATGGACACAACAGGAGGGGGATGCAACTCAAACAGTGCTTTACTCCCATCACTAAACCCACCTATGCATATCGTGTCACCCCGGCCATGCCAAGTGCCATCTTGAACGTTGTTTATCTCCAGTGTTCTAGACTCCTGTGCCATAAATGTACCAGTATTCAATACTATGTATGACAACAATTTACATGTGCCTCCATTTTGGTTAGGATCAAGATTTGTCTCATACAAGCAAAGTCAATCAAGACAACGGAGTTGAGGAGAGAAAGAATTCTGTATTTACCTGGCATAATGTACAACAAGGACAGATAAAATGGTAAGCGCAATCATCCACGGCACTATCACTACCCTGCAAAAGGCACCAACAAATAATACATCAGATATATGAATCTAGCCATATTATGTTGATGTTAGTAATAGTCAGCATATATTCAACAGAGGAAAATATATAAGCACACACAACAAAAACTAAGCGTTGTCCCACTATTAAAACAAAAGCACATAGATTGTTTTTAtccaacaaaaaagaaaaaagaaaaaaactcaaTATGCATTACAATGTTAGGATGCCAGATGACTAATTCAAACTATCATAACCCAACAGTTAGCATGCatgaaaaaaatgcaaaataaaattgGGCATCTACTCCATCATCAGTAACTCAAATGAATTGTACTTTTAGAAAGATTAACAAGGCAACACAAgctcattgatcagatgctagaaAGTTGTTCACAGCATTGAACTAAAAGGCACAACCCTGCTAATGAGGGATAACCTACAGTTAAAAATGTAGCTAGATCGTATCAAGAAACTTACAACATCATATATGTCAGAATCTAATAAGCCATGTGACAAAAATATCCATAACTCCAGTAGACACAACCGTTATTCTAAAGTGAATGCAAAAATTAAGAGAGTTATATACCACCAGTCTGCTATCTGTAAAAAAGATTAAAACCATACAAGCTAGTCCCTACTCCATCTATGCAAATAACTATATGTACCTCACAATCAGCATTAAAGCTAGATTCATTATGGATATTTGAAGGTATAATAAAATGCAACATTTTCATGATTAGTATCAACCAATAATAATGAAACTTAAAATTTAGAGAGAAATCTCTATCAAAACCTACCAAAAAATAACTAACTATTAATAAATAATTACAGGCAAATATACCCACCTTGATGTTGAATTTCTTTCTAATACGTGTTCGATAGAATCCTAAAATTGCTCCAACAGAAATGGTGAAGGCAACAGCTAGGTAAACAAAGTAATGACGCCTTGTGGCAATAAAAGCAATGAAGTTAGCGAAGGCACCTAAAGCAAGAAGAAAATAAACTACAGCCTGCAATGGAAAAGAAAGAAGTTTAAATGTAAGAGCACTGTATCTATATTACTAAAGTTGAAAAGATGAAGACAGAAATTGGCAATCCTAAAAGCCAGTCCATTTCTGAAGGTTTTAACTCATGACCGGATCAATTATTTGAATTTCCAAGCTATCTAAATATACCTGAATATAGCATGCACCAAAGCCAGCTCGTTTCATGTTCTTCCCAAATCGGTAACAAGGACAGCTGAAACAGAATATTAGCTATTACTTATATGCATGCTGCATCAAACAAATATTTGCAAAATAAAGACAAACTTCTGACAGATACATTATCCTTGTTTATCTTTTGGCAATTTAGTGTTTGATTGACCAGAAAGGCATCCATAAGAAAACAAGTCAAACTGATTTCCCTTCATAAGTCATAATCCAACAGTAGTTCAGTACATCACAGTTACATAGAACAAATCTCAGTCTAAAAGAATCCCCTCACCCCACTTGAGAAAACATGGAAATTGATAATATTGGACTTCCATATGGAGTTCTGTGAATGGAATGGAATGGAACCCGAAGCACAAAAGTGCAACCTGAACTCACTTCTCACTAGCTTACAGTTAGAGCTAATAATTTCTGTTTCTCCTCAAACTGAAACCATAATCACAAAAGGGTTTTCCCTCCGTATATGAAGGATGAAGAAGCAAAAgacttgaaaaataaataaataaataatcatcGGTCATTTCTATCAAAATCAGCTAAACTACTTACAAAACCAGACATATAAACACAATGAACGAAGCATGAACTATctacccaaaaaaataaaaagaaaaaacgaAGAGAAACTTACCATGCTGATTCAAGAGCTATGCGGCGGTCATCGAAGCAATCAAGGACTTCACCCTCCCACATCCTTAGAACCCCACCAAGATGTTGTTCCTCATCTTCTTCCCCATCATCAAGGTTTCTTCTCCCAAGCATCCCCCAGCTACCATTAGCACTTTGCAACGCCACGGTGGAGCAAAGCATGTCAAAATCCAAAACAGACATACCCTCCAAGAGCCTCTCCTTCTCATCTTCTTCACCACCGTTGATCCTTTCCCCCTCCATTGCTTCCTCAACCAACACCACCTTCTCCGAATCCACCATTTCCTGCTCGCTTTCGAAAACCCAGAAACAAAGCTTGCACCTTTCTCAACTTGCCTCAACAAAAATCTCTCCTTTTTAAATAAAATCTCGGCTTTTGAGGACACCCTTTGAGATTTTGCTTTATGGGGTATATAAATAAATGAACAAAGAAAAACTTTTAAACAGGTTTTGATAAAGATGGAGAGTAAAAAATGTTGTGTGTTGTGATTGCTGATTTGCTGTTGGGGGttgggaatgtgttatgttttgtGTAGATGATGCAATGAATACAGAGTCATGTTTGTTTAGTTTAGATAacaattacataaaaaaaaaaaattaagttgaatCATTAATTATTAATGATTAATTATGAATTATTATAAGAATAGAGATCCCTTTGTTGGCGGGTAATAATGGTGTGTGGGACCTGCAAACGTCCCATTTCGGATGGTATTGCTGTTCCCACGTGCTCCCTACAATTTAGCTAAGATTTATTGCCAATCCTCATCTTAATCCTAATTACTATCTGGATTTGCAGCAAGATTTACTGTAATAATCTACTAAGAACAGCTCAAACGTACTAATTGCTTCTATTCCCGGTAAGTTTGCTTTATTAACTTTTATTGGAAATAAAAtggtattttattattattattattaagtgaGTGTAGCATAATACAAAGCCAAAATTACTGTCAAATTGTCAAGTTGCGTCTTCTTGAATGGAAGTGGCATTAGAGATTGTGATTGGGTAAATGGAATACAAGTATACAACCATAAACAGGGAACTTACTTTAAAAAGTCCAAAGTTATGCATTTAAATTAAAAAGGCTAAAAGTTAATCAGAAAGCGATGCTAGTTGCTACTAATATAATATTCTATTCCGGCAACTATATTCTATGGTGTATTTGTTTGTTTGCTtattaaaagttaaaagttaaaactgaAGCTTCCGGATTAGaagttaatttcaatttcaaggTAAAAGAATGTTTCCTCCGGAAGCAAGTTTGTAAGGTTTGATTAGAAGTTAATGCGTGGGAAACTCACTCTTCATACCCATCCATAGACCATAATTAAGGAAAGGAACAACTTGCCGTGAGGTACCACTAACCACTCTCCAACCATGCAAGCTACCTTGAGctgttttttgttattaaaagatattttagTAAGTAACCAACTTGAGTTGGTCAAGTGGTCagttcactcgtccgcttaagcaaatgttaggggttcgaatcccgccttgtgcatgcagtaaCCCATTGGCCAATGGCAAACCTTTAAATGGAGCTCCGATCcgtgacggattagtccttgacctgtccTGTCCTTGATCTGTCGGGATGAGGGTACCGAAggcaacaaaatatatatatatattttagtaaGTTATCAAAATAGNNNNNNNNNNNNNNNNNNNNNNNNNNNNNNNNNNNNNNNNNNNNNNNNNNNNNNNNNNNNNNNNNNNNNNNNNNNNNNNNNNNNNNNNNNNNNNNNNNNNNNNNNNNNNNNNNNNNNNNNNNNNNNNNNNNNNNNNNNNNNagtagtataattttttttataaaatactaAGTACATTTTTTTATACATGGtaagtaattaatttttatttttttggtattataattgttttttatttttattagc harbors:
- the LOC107623382 gene encoding cell number regulator 5 produces the protein MVDSEKVVLVEEAMEGERINGGEEDEKERLLEGMSVLDFDMLCSTVALQSANGSWGMLGRRNLDDGEEDEEQHLGGVLRMWEGEVLDCFDDRRIALESACCPCYRFGKNMKRAGFGACYIQAVVYFLLALGAFANFIAFIATRRHYFVYLAVAFTISVGAILGFYRTRIRKKFNIKGSDSAVDDCAYHFICPCCTLCQESRTLEINNVQDGTWHGRGDTICIGGFSDGSKALFELHPPPVVSIMPTDESCMEKS